One Candidatus Nitronauta litoralis genomic window, CGGCGCACCAGAACTTTTTGAACAATTATTGATTTTTTATCAGATGTTTGAAGGATCATGAGAATGGGAACTTTTTGGGATGGGGTTAACGTGCGGAGAAGGGATCGGGAGGTTCAAAAGAAGAGCCTCCGGCAGAACCCTGTTGGGAAAAAGAATCGTCACCGGGCTTTTCCAAAGGTGCCTGTTTCAGCTCAAACTTCATGCCTGAAACCGTTGGGTATAGCTGGGGCGCCTTTTGTTGGGACAATCCCGAAACAGTTTCGCGTTCCTTGCGAAATCGGGAAAGTGCAGACAAGGTAACGGGGCCTCTATCTTTTATATTGCTGATTATCGACTCACCGGCCCGGCGACCAAATACGATGATATCAAGAAGTGAATTGCCCATCAACCGGTTGGTTCCGTGCAGTCCCCCGGTCACTTCCCCCGCAGCCCAGAGGCCCTCGCGTTCGGTCCGGGCTTCCTGGTCAATGGCCACACCACCATTCTGGTAATGCAGGGTGGGGTATACCAATAACGGTTGGGTCGAGGGGTCAATTCCATATTTTTTGAAACGATGGATCATGCCGGGGAATTGACGGGCCAGCGTACCTTCCCCCTGCCTCTTGTCAATAAGAGGGGTATCCAGCCAGACCCCTTGTCGCCCGGCAGGTGTCGTCACTCCCCGTCCTTCACTCACTTCCCTGATTATTGCCGCCGCCACCCGGTCACGATAAGACAACTCATCTATGAAACGTTTCCCCTCAGCATTCAGCAATTGCGCTCCCATGGACCGGGCTGACTCAGTCACCAATTGCCCAGCAATGGCTTCCGGAAAAACAGAACCGGTGGGATGATACTGAAAGCTGTCCAGATGCACCAGCGAACACCCCTGCCTCCAGGCAAGAACCAGACCATCTCCCGTTGCTCCAAGGTGATTACTTGTTGCAAACCCCTGCAAACGGAGCTGACCGCTACCACCGGTAGCCAGCAACACCGCCCGCGCCGAAACCGTAACCAGTTCTTTGGCTTCTGAATTCCACAATACAGCACCCGTTACGCGACCTTCACCGTCATCGCACAGCTCCACTGCAGAATGGCCCTCCAGCAGTTGCGCAGGACCATGGAACACGGCGTCGCGCAAAACCCGCATGATTTCGAGGCCGGTGACATCCTGACAGGAAAGCACCCTCGGAGTAGATGTTCCCCCACCGGGTTTAAGCTCATAGCCTTTCTCGGTCCTCCCAAAATGAACCCCAAGCTGCGTCAACCAATCAATAGCAGGTCGGGCCTCTTCAACCAGAAGTCGAACCAACTCGGGGACATTTTTCCCATGTCCACCCACAACGGTATCTGCATAATGCCGACGAGGAGAATCATTTGATCCCACCGCAGCCTGTATCCCGCCTTCCGCCATGAGGGTATTGGCATCTCCTATTCGAAGTTTGGTGGCAACGGTCACTTGCAATCCTGAGTTCTGCAAGGTCAACGCAGCGGCCAATCCAGCCCCCCCACCTCCGACAACCAGTACGTCTGTTTCGAGAGTTGGTGATGGTTCAAACACGGCGGGTAGTGGACTGTCCGCCTCCAGTAATTCAGCAATTTCGGACAGACATTTCAATTTTCCAGCCTGAGGTCCAACTTGAACTAATCTTTCTAATCCCTTGAAATCAGGATGAAAATTCTCAAGCAATGTGCTCGCCTTGGAGTCGTCCATTTTTGGAGCAGACTCATCCAAACGCTGCCTGCGAGTGGCTTCAATCTGCCTCAATTGATCTCCCGCCCAATCCATCATTCCTTCGAATCCTCCAATGAATTCAGCGATTCCTGGGTCCGAAATTGGCGGGCACGCTCCAGACGTTGCTCCAGTGTCCCTTCCATCAAATAACCCCATTCGCGTTCAGCCTCACCCTCTGGTTCTTCCTGAGGTGTCATGTTGGGCAGACTTTGCCCGAGAGAACGCCGGACCCACATGCCCATCTGATGTGGCTCGACTTTATCTTCACACACTGCCCGGCAAAGCCCGCAGTGGATACAGGTTGTGAAATCCTGCGCCACCTGTTCAACCTCCCCTTTTTGCATTCGAAGCACCGAGTCCATAACAGGAATATCCATCGGACAGGCATAGGTGCAACTTTCGCATTTGGTGCAACGGTCAAGAGTGGGATAGGCCTCCCGGAGTTTGGCCGCATCCGGCTCTTTTACCGGAGGTTTGGTTGGTATCGGATCAACCGGGAATGGGAACACCTGCATACCTTCTTCCACCTGATGAAGGCAAGCCAGTTCTGTTCCTCCCTTGCGGCCATCAGGGTAGCGGACGGAAACAGTACAGGCCCCACACACCCCGCCAAGACAACCGGTCATTACTTCGCTCGCCATACCGGCCTGCCATAGGGCATGGACAATGGTCTGCCCCTCCCTGGCCTCCATGGGTTTTCCGGCGACGGTGATTTGGACAGTTTTGGTTTCGGGGTTATTTTTCATGGTAAGAAATTGAGGGAAATTCAGTTTATCAAGGGCATGTTAAAACAACACCGGGAATTTCACAATGAAACAGGGTGCGCGTTGTCCCCCCTGCCCTTTTATGCTAGATTAC contains:
- a CDS encoding FAD-binding protein, whose product is MDWAGDQLRQIEATRRQRLDESAPKMDDSKASTLLENFHPDFKGLERLVQVGPQAGKLKCLSEIAELLEADSPLPAVFEPSPTLETDVLVVGGGGAGLAAALTLQNSGLQVTVATKLRIGDANTLMAEGGIQAAVGSNDSPRRHYADTVVGGHGKNVPELVRLLVEEARPAIDWLTQLGVHFGRTEKGYELKPGGGTSTPRVLSCQDVTGLEIMRVLRDAVFHGPAQLLEGHSAVELCDDGEGRVTGAVLWNSEAKELVTVSARAVLLATGGSGQLRLQGFATSNHLGATGDGLVLAWRQGCSLVHLDSFQYHPTGSVFPEAIAGQLVTESARSMGAQLLNAEGKRFIDELSYRDRVAAAIIREVSEGRGVTTPAGRQGVWLDTPLIDKRQGEGTLARQFPGMIHRFKKYGIDPSTQPLLVYPTLHYQNGGVAIDQEARTEREGLWAAGEVTGGLHGTNRLMGNSLLDIIVFGRRAGESIISNIKDRGPVTLSALSRFRKERETVSGLSQQKAPQLYPTVSGMKFELKQAPLEKPGDDSFSQQGSAGGSSFEPPDPFSAR
- a CDS encoding 4Fe-4S dicluster domain-containing protein, whose product is MKNNPETKTVQITVAGKPMEAREGQTIVHALWQAGMASEVMTGCLGGVCGACTVSVRYPDGRKGGTELACLHQVEEGMQVFPFPVDPIPTKPPVKEPDAAKLREAYPTLDRCTKCESCTYACPMDIPVMDSVLRMQKGEVEQVAQDFTTCIHCGLCRAVCEDKVEPHQMGMWVRRSLGQSLPNMTPQEEPEGEAEREWGYLMEGTLEQRLERARQFRTQESLNSLEDSKE